The proteins below come from a single Gemmatimonadota bacterium genomic window:
- a CDS encoding alpha/beta hydrolase, with protein MIPCSRFLLAVVTGLACAASARASGQRPSSTTVPTPALTVGTIDTLWSPTLKERRPYLVYTPPAYGAPTRVPRAYPVLYLLDGDVHFHSVTGVLQMLSTGVGGTYAIPEMIVIAIPVANRRRDLTPTRVTKDPYGNPLPPGWDITGGNPNFLQFLKSELIPHVDSAYRTAPYRLFVGHSLGGLAVLNALYTIPETFNAYVAIDPTLWFDDRLMVRMARDFFGKPAPPARTLFIAQANNITPYDSGTVLNVNNILALNSIIKDANTSGIRYGYKYYDGEDHGSIPLIAGYDALRFIFEGYAAHYPKALVQPGYLTQHFDHLSDVLGYRALPPAGLAEFVGQMAAFAPPPPPGAAPDPFARMMGTWVRDSANGPADAGAPNGETLILMPTSDGFRVVERAGGPAGAKLVDLACRRIDEPLATFAAGESGRCYAQVAGDSVSYAIFAPLNGKIVAIERGVVVTSPTGQSLRDEFTKRVPKGVPQHRRHIYARLY; from the coding sequence ATGATCCCCTGCTCGCGCTTCCTTCTCGCCGTCGTGACCGGTCTAGCCTGCGCGGCGTCGGCCCGAGCGTCGGGGCAGCGTCCATCGTCGACGACGGTACCGACACCGGCGCTCACCGTCGGCACCATCGACACCCTCTGGTCGCCCACGCTCAAGGAGCGGCGCCCGTACCTGGTGTACACCCCGCCGGCGTACGGCGCGCCGACGCGGGTCCCGCGCGCGTATCCGGTGCTCTACCTGCTCGACGGTGATGTGCACTTCCACTCCGTCACCGGCGTGCTCCAGATGCTGTCGACCGGAGTGGGCGGGACGTATGCCATCCCCGAGATGATCGTCATCGCGATCCCCGTCGCCAATCGCCGGCGCGACCTCACGCCGACGCGCGTCACCAAGGACCCGTACGGCAATCCGCTCCCCCCGGGGTGGGACATCACCGGCGGGAATCCGAACTTCCTGCAGTTCCTCAAGTCCGAACTCATCCCGCACGTCGATTCGGCGTATCGCACCGCCCCCTATCGGCTCTTCGTGGGGCATTCGTTAGGTGGACTGGCGGTCCTCAACGCCCTCTACACGATCCCCGAGACCTTCAACGCCTACGTGGCGATCGACCCGACTCTCTGGTTCGACGACCGGCTCATGGTACGGATGGCGCGCGACTTCTTCGGGAAGCCGGCACCGCCGGCACGTACCCTCTTCATCGCGCAGGCGAACAACATCACCCCGTACGATTCGGGGACGGTTCTCAACGTCAACAACATCCTGGCGCTCAACAGCATCATCAAGGACGCCAACACGTCGGGGATTCGATACGGCTACAAGTACTATGACGGCGAGGATCATGGATCGATCCCGCTCATCGCCGGCTACGATGCGCTGCGTTTCATCTTTGAGGGGTACGCGGCGCACTACCCGAAGGCGCTGGTGCAGCCGGGGTACCTGACGCAGCACTTCGATCACCTGTCGGACGTGCTGGGCTATCGTGCCCTTCCGCCGGCGGGGCTGGCGGAGTTCGTGGGCCAGATGGCGGCCTTTGCTCCGCCGCCGCCTCCCGGGGCTGCCCCCGACCCGTTCGCCCGCATGATGGGGACGTGGGTGCGCGACTCGGCGAACGGCCCCGCCGATGCCGGCGCGCCCAACGGTGAGACGCTCATCCTCATGCCGACCAGCGATGGCTTCCGCGTGGTGGAGCGCGCCGGAGGGCCGGCAGGAGCCAAGCTCGTCGACCTCGCGTGCCGCAGGATCGACGAACCGCTCGCCACCTTTGCGGCTGGCGAGAGCGGGCGCTGCTACGCGCAGGTCGCCGGGGACAGTGTGAGCTACGCGATCTTCGCCCCTCTGAACGGGAAGATCGTGGCGATCGAGCGCGGAGTCGTGGTGACGTCACCAACAGGCCAGTCGCTGCGTGACGAATTCACGAAGCGCGTGCCGAAGGGGGTACCGCAGCACCGGCGGCACATCTATGCCCGACTGTACTAG
- a CDS encoding aminotransferase class V-fold PLP-dependent enzyme, giving the protein MSMDRRQLLGALGGIAAVRGLGLTSDSENARNAPVATMPPPGAALPRKADFAIEEGTTFLNAAYTHPIPRVSVEAARRAAEWRGTMRPTMAPPPNPARSTPKALFAQLINAKPSEIAHVSSTSAGENLVVRALELEHRRDGNVVTDGLHFEGALMNLDVLRRRGLDVRVVPPTADARIDFRDLERAVDHKTRLIEISAAAMYNGFQHNLKAVADLAHAHGALVYVDIVHAAGAEPLDVKASGIDFAACSSFKWLMGDFGLGFLYAREEVWDKVTRPVVSYYQAASAEPNYPPHLPVGAYEPVTYEFSRNAAGLFEMGSLTGSAEVGVALLASSLVYVQALGPANIQAHRLPLIARLQQEMPRLGFAAVTPAGATSGIVTFARKGLLESDVPKRLAEARINVRVAANWMRISPSVYNDMADIERLLEALS; this is encoded by the coding sequence ATGAGCATGGATCGGCGGCAACTGCTGGGCGCATTGGGGGGGATCGCCGCTGTTCGTGGGCTCGGCCTAACGAGCGATAGCGAGAACGCGCGGAACGCTCCCGTGGCGACGATGCCGCCCCCCGGTGCGGCCCTTCCACGCAAGGCCGACTTTGCCATCGAGGAGGGGACGACCTTTCTCAACGCCGCATACACGCACCCGATCCCGCGCGTCTCGGTCGAGGCGGCGCGCCGAGCCGCCGAGTGGCGCGGGACGATGCGTCCCACAATGGCCCCGCCCCCCAATCCCGCCCGGTCGACGCCCAAGGCGCTCTTCGCCCAGCTCATCAACGCCAAGCCCAGCGAGATTGCCCACGTCTCCAGCACCAGCGCCGGCGAGAACCTGGTGGTGCGCGCGTTGGAACTCGAGCATCGGCGCGACGGCAACGTGGTGACCGACGGACTGCACTTCGAGGGGGCGCTGATGAACCTCGACGTGCTGCGCCGGCGCGGGCTCGACGTGCGCGTGGTTCCGCCCACGGCCGATGCGCGGATCGACTTCCGCGACCTCGAGCGCGCCGTCGACCACAAGACGCGCCTCATCGAGATCTCGGCGGCGGCGATGTACAACGGCTTCCAGCACAACCTCAAGGCGGTCGCCGACCTCGCGCACGCGCACGGTGCCCTGGTCTACGTCGACATCGTGCACGCCGCCGGCGCCGAACCGCTCGACGTGAAGGCGAGCGGGATCGACTTTGCCGCCTGCTCGAGCTTCAAGTGGCTGATGGGTGACTTCGGGCTCGGCTTCCTGTACGCGCGCGAGGAGGTGTGGGACAAGGTCACGCGTCCCGTGGTGAGCTACTACCAGGCGGCGTCGGCAGAGCCAAACTATCCGCCACATCTTCCAGTCGGAGCGTACGAGCCCGTGACATACGAGTTCAGCCGCAACGCCGCCGGCTTGTTCGAGATGGGGTCGCTGACGGGGAGCGCCGAGGTCGGCGTCGCACTGCTCGCCAGTTCGCTGGTCTACGTGCAGGCCCTCGGGCCCGCGAACATCCAGGCGCACCGCCTGCCGCTCATCGCCCGGCTGCAGCAGGAGATGCCCCGGCTGGGTTTCGCTGCGGTCACGCCGGCAGGCGCAACCAGTGGCATCGTGACGTTCGCACGCAAGGGACTGCTGGAGAGCGACGTCCCCAAGCGACTCGCCGAGGCCAGGATAAACGTGCGCGTCGCCGCCAACTGGATGCGCATCTCCCCATCGGTCTACAACGACATGGCCGACATCGAGCGGCTGCTGGAGGCGTTGTCGTGA